CCCGTGCTGGTGGTGTCGACGCAGTACGAATGGACCACCCTGGCCGCGTTCGCCGTGGAGCGGCGCTGGTTGCCCAGGCGCCTCCCCGAGCTGGGAGCGGAGAACCCCGATGGGGCCCACGTGGCCTTCGTCGCGGACGGTGCGCCCGTGAGCGCCTCGGGTTGGCGCGAGGTGGGCCGCGACGGCCGCTGGCGACTGCTGCTCGGTCCGTGAAACGCACCCCTTTCAAGGTCGAAAAGCAGGCTCTGTCGTCCGCGGGTACTTCGCGTACCATGCGGTACCGACGAACAACCGGATCATCGGCCGTTTCCGAACGGAGGTCATCCGCGCGTGGGCGAAGAGCCTGCGACGGCGAAGCCAGCGTCACCGGCTGAACTGGAAGCGGATGACTCGGCTCGTGGACCGGTGGCTACCCCGCAGAAGAACACCGCGCCAAGCTACACCTCTTTGAACTTCGTCCCTGTGGCCCCGATGCGCTCCAGGGCCTCCTTGATCTCCTCGGAGACGATGAGGGCCACCGTCCATCCCCAGGGGCGAAACACCTTAGCGTCCCCCATCTTCGAGGGGTCCATGCGCATGCCGTACACGGCGCGGTATTGTCCTGTCTTCTCTGGCCTCCCATCTTCCGGCTTCCAGTACCGAACCTCCTCGGAGGCCTGATCGTCAATGCACTTCACCACGCGGGTGACATTGAGGATGAGGTACTGCTCGGGGTGCCCCTCAATGTCCACCGGAAAGAACTGCACATCCTCCGCAGCCAGTTCCTTGAAGACGGATGCGGCTCTGACGTGGACAACTGGAATGCCCATGGCTGCATGGGAGAAGTCGAGTGGTTTACCAGCAATTTTCACAGGGGCCTTGATGCGCCCCTCGATGTGTGCAGGCTCTCCCCGCATAAGCAGCGCGGGCCATACCTCTTCTCCACGCTGATCGCTGAGCCTGCCCAGTTCCCATCGGCCAGGAAGGTAGACGTCATCGGACAGTCTGAAGTATCGCATCTCCATGAGGGGTCCTGTCACTGCGCTCTCTTTGTAATGAGCCTGTTGAGTTTCGAGCCCTCCGTGGCGATCTCACTGGCCAACGCACGAAGTTCGGCCACCAATGCTTCCCGGCACTGCTGAATGCTCCGACATTCCAGCGTTGCTGCGTTCAACCGGTCGTACACCTCCTCGTGGTACTCTTGCGGGTGGGGCCCCTTGTGGCCCCTGATTCGGACAAAGTTCGCCGGATCGTTCAGCGACATGCCAGCCCGGTCGAAGAGCTCCTGGAAGCGGGGCGTCCATGGACCACCGCCGTGGGTGGCCTCGGTCCACTTGTCCGTGGCGATGTGGTGCTCGCGCCACTCCGCGTCCACCGGCCTGGAAGCCGTCCCATAGATGCTCTGGACCGTCGCGGCGACCGCATTGGGAGCCAGGGCGATGGTGACCGCATCGGCGGTCACGGCCACGGCCTCCACCTGCGCCACCTCGATCAGTTGGACTCCCACCCGCGCGCCCGCCACTGACGCTTGAGCCGAGCCGGGCAGCGTGAGCACCTTGGCCGAGAAGCTGGCAGCCGTCTGGCCGATGGCGGCGGTGAGCAGCAGGGCAAATGCTCGCGCTGCATTCTTCCCCATCACCTTGCCGTACTTTTTCCCGGCCTCTCGGATCGCCGCGAACGAGGTGGAGTGATCCAGTTCCTCCGCCATCCGCCTGAAGCCCTGGATGAGCGTCCAAAACGTGTCCACCCCGATGTAGCAGACGAAGCTGGCCGTGACGACCGTCGCCAGCCCCTTGGAGAACACCGGCTCGGGCGCCAGCCACATCGCCGCGTAGATCGCCATCGTCCAGTAAAGGGACGCCTTGATCGCCTCCGGATCGGCCATGTCCTTGAAGGACTGCATCATCTCCGGAACGATCTCCTCGATGGCGAAGGACATGCCCAGGGCGTAGCGGCCATCCCCGGTAAGGACAGGGTCGTTCATCAGTGCCTTGCGGCAATCCCCAGGCGTCCCGAGGGCCTCGCAGAACTGCAAGTATTCCCGCGTCACTCGCGCGGCCACCTCGGCCCACTGCGAAGCCGGGGGCGGCGCGTCCAGCGGAACGACACCTTCTCCCTGGGTGTACCGGTACCAGCCGCTGCGAGGAGGGACTTCGAACAGCTCCCTCGCGGCTTTCTCGGGATTGGCCGGGGGCCTCTTCTGCCGAACCTCTTTCGCGATGGTCTTGACGAGTTCCTCCTTCTCCAACTCCACCGGCTTGGACTCGCCCGTGCGGGGGATGTGAATGAGGGGCTGGCTCTGCCCCGCGTCGAGGCGTACCACGGGCGTCATGCTGCACGTCGTGGACAGGGCCAAGAGCAAGACCGCAACGACCGGACGACGAAGAGCCATCAGACGTCCTCCAGCTCGAGGAGGGCTCCAGCCTACGGGAAGGTCCTCCCAGAGGCGATCCGGGAGGGAGAAACGCGCCTGAGCGGTGAGTAGCCGCCCAGGATGTCGCTGTCAGGTTGGGAGTACGCCGAGACCTGATGGACTTCTTCTGGGGAGGCGCTTCCGCCTATGACCCACCCACGGATCGCGCGGAGTTCGATAGGACGTTCCAGGGGAAGATCTACAACCTGCTCTCGAGCAACTACCGCAGTGTCGCCGCAGTACGAATGGACCACCCTGGCCGCGTTCGCCGTGGAGCGGCGCTGGTTGCCCAGACGCCTCCCCGAGCTGGGAGCGGGTGCGCCCGTGAGCGCCTCGGGTTGGCGCGAGGTGGGCCGCGACGGCCGCTGGCGACTGCTGCTCGGTCCGTGAAGCCCCCTCGTGCCCAGGGGCGGTGAAGCTGCTATCCACCGTCTGGCATGGCGAGCGACGACGCGTTCCCCCCCGACAGGCAGCAGATGATCGAGAGCATCAACCGCTTCATGGACGACTCCGTCCCGCACAACCGCGAGCTGGGACTGAGCGTGGTGGAGCTGGGGGCGGAGGAGGCCACCATGCGGCTGCCCTACTCGGAGAAGCTGGTGGGCAACCCCGAGACGGGCGTGCTGCACGGCGGCGCGGTGACGACGCTCATCGACGCCACCTGCGGCATCGCCGTGTTCATGAAGATGGCGCGCCTGGCGCGCATCGCCACGTTGGACCTGCGCATCGACTACCTGCACCCGGCCACTCCGGGGAAGGATCTGCTGGCGCGCGCCGAGTGCTACAAGCTCACGCGCGCGGTGGCCTTCGTGCGAGCGCTCGCGCACCACGGGGACGTGGACAACCCGGTGGCCTCGGCGCAGGGCACCTTCATCATCGTGGAGGACTGAGGCATGGAGAGCACGTCCACCCGCATCGCCGAGCTCCTCCGCCAGGTGCGCCAGACGGGCGACTACCGCCTGCTCACCGAGGCCATCCCCTACACGCGCTTTCTGGGCATCGGCGTGGAGAACACCACCGGCGAGGTGCTCTGCCGCATGCGCTACGCGCCCATGCTGATTGGCAACAGCTCGCTGCCCGCGCTGCACGGAGGGACGCTCGGCGCACTGATGGAGTCCGCCGCCATCTTCGAGCTGCTCCTGCGCACCCAGGAAGAGCGCGTGCCGAAGATCATCACCATCACGGTGGACTTCCTGCGCTCGGGCCGGCCGCAGGACACGCTGGCCAAGGCCACCATCACCCGGCTCGGCCGGCGCGTGGCCAACCTCCAGGTGCAGGCCTGGCAGGAGGACCGCTCCCGCCCCATCGCCAGCGCCAACGCCCTCTTCCTGCTGTCGTGAGGCGAGCGGCATGCCCTCCGCATGCCGCTCTCGAGCAACGACCGCGCCGTCTTCGAGACCTCCAATTACCCGCCCAGGCTCCGGCCCAGCTCGCCGGGAGAGGGCATCAGCCGCTCGACCTCGCGAATCAGCCCGTTGAACAGGTCGTCGAGCTGCTTGTTCGTCGCTTCGATCTTCCGCTGGAGCGCGGGATCCAGGCTCTTGGCCTTCTTCAGCGCGTCCACCGTCTCCGGGTCGAAGCACTCCTTGCGAAGCGCCTTCAGGGCTTCCACCGTGTCGGGAACGGCCTGGGCCCGCTGCTGCGCGGTGGACTTGGGGTTGCCCATGATGCCGTCGAGCTTGGACCACTGCTCGCGCAGGTTCTTGACGCTGTTGCCAAACGCCTCGGAGTTCGCGTCGCTGGCGTTGACGTCGAACTTCTTCTTGGTGCCCTTCAGCAGCACGCTCTTGTCGCCCACCAGGTCGAAGGAGCCGGTGCTCTCGAGTCGCTTCAGGCCCGCGTTGAACGTGCCCAGCGCGTCCGTGAGGAGCTGGCTGTTCTTCGGCGTCTCGAGGCCGAGCTTCGTCAGGCCGTGGTTGAAGACGTGGTCGCCTCGCTTGTAGCCGCCCTTGCGTCCCGTGTTG
This is a stretch of genomic DNA from Archangium violaceum. It encodes these proteins:
- a CDS encoding PaaI family thioesterase → MASDDAFPPDRQQMIESINRFMDDSVPHNRELGLSVVELGAEEATMRLPYSEKLVGNPETGVLHGGAVTTLIDATCGIAVFMKMARLARIATLDLRIDYLHPATPGKDLLARAECYKLTRAVAFVRALAHHGDVDNPVASAQGTFIIVED
- a CDS encoding PaaI family thioesterase, producing MESTSTRIAELLRQVRQTGDYRLLTEAIPYTRFLGIGVENTTGEVLCRMRYAPMLIGNSSLPALHGGTLGALMESAAIFELLLRTQEERVPKIITITVDFLRSGRPQDTLAKATITRLGRRVANLQVQAWQEDRSRPIASANALFLLS
- a CDS encoding imm11 family protein, coding for MEMRYFRLSDDVYLPGRWELGRLSDQRGEEVWPALLMRGEPAHIEGRIKAPVKIAGKPLDFSHAAMGIPVVHVRAASVFKELAAEDVQFFPVDIEGHPEQYLILNVTRVVKCIDDQASEEVRYWKPEDGRPEKTGQYRAVYGMRMDPSKMGDAKVFRPWGWTVALIVSEEIKEALERIGATGTKFKEV
- a CDS encoding AHH domain-containing protein, with the protein product MALRRPVVAVLLLALSTTCSMTPVVRLDAGQSQPLIHIPRTGESKPVELEKEELVKTIAKEVRQKRPPANPEKAARELFEVPPRSGWYRYTQGEGVVPLDAPPPASQWAEVAARVTREYLQFCEALGTPGDCRKALMNDPVLTGDGRYALGMSFAIEEIVPEMMQSFKDMADPEAIKASLYWTMAIYAAMWLAPEPVFSKGLATVVTASFVCYIGVDTFWTLIQGFRRMAEELDHSTSFAAIREAGKKYGKVMGKNAARAFALLLTAAIGQTAASFSAKVLTLPGSAQASVAGARVGVQLIEVAQVEAVAVTADAVTIALAPNAVAATVQSIYGTASRPVDAEWREHHIATDKWTEATHGGGPWTPRFQELFDRAGMSLNDPANFVRIRGHKGPHPQEYHEEVYDRLNAATLECRSIQQCREALVAELRALASEIATEGSKLNRLITKRAQ